The following are from one region of the Actinopolyspora halophila DSM 43834 genome:
- a CDS encoding maleylpyruvate isomerase family mycothiol-dependent enzyme, with product MNEAVLDRVREGHHELLDLVSELEPEDFHAGSRLPGWSRAHVVAHLANNAISLANMTSAAGRGELVDPYPDGDRDEAIERDAHQDAIGLVQQLATSHAQLEIVWDSVAEQDWQRPVRFRDGTVADLVLCRWRELEIHMLDLDLDRTEQSWSSEFCAHAIDFLLPRLAGSEVVLAPRELDRTWEVGSSPTHKIEGSCHSIACWLAGRTPQQEPSGDGPLPELGPWP from the coding sequence ATGAACGAAGCCGTTCTCGACCGGGTAAGGGAAGGTCATCACGAACTGTTGGACCTGGTCAGCGAGCTGGAACCCGAGGATTTCCATGCCGGGTCCAGACTGCCCGGTTGGTCCCGCGCGCACGTGGTCGCTCATCTGGCCAACAACGCGATCTCGCTGGCGAACATGACCAGCGCCGCGGGACGCGGGGAGCTGGTGGACCCGTACCCCGACGGCGACCGGGACGAGGCGATCGAGCGCGACGCGCACCAGGACGCGATCGGGCTGGTGCAGCAGCTGGCCACCTCGCACGCGCAGCTGGAGATCGTCTGGGACTCGGTGGCCGAGCAGGACTGGCAGCGGCCGGTGCGCTTCCGCGACGGCACCGTCGCCGACCTGGTGCTGTGCCGCTGGCGCGAACTGGAGATACACATGCTCGACCTCGATCTCGACCGGACCGAGCAGAGCTGGTCGTCCGAGTTCTGCGCCCACGCGATCGATTTCCTGCTGCCACGGCTGGCGGGCTCCGAGGTGGTGCTCGCCCCGCGGGAGCTGGACCGGACGTGGGAGGTGGGCAGCTCCCCGACTCACAAGATCGAGGGATCTTGTCACTCGATCGCGTGTTGGCTGGCGGGGCGCACGCCGCAGCAGGAGCCGAGCGGCGACGGCCCGCTCCCCGAACTCGGCCCGTGGCCGTGA
- a CDS encoding DUF6247 family protein: MTSAAEGATTAARTMRNVLHHLDGSEMADLLGETFLSTDVLPEDDRSKFVAEFTRAFETAAELERWNVLARTVREWKSTATVHADPELHRALSAPLEEDHGAVRPPEPELEHGS, translated from the coding sequence GTGACGTCGGCCGCGGAAGGAGCGACCACCGCCGCGCGCACGATGCGCAACGTGCTGCACCACCTGGACGGATCCGAGATGGCCGACTTGCTCGGCGAGACCTTCCTCTCGACGGACGTCCTTCCGGAGGATGATCGTTCGAAGTTCGTCGCGGAGTTCACGAGAGCGTTCGAAACCGCTGCTGAACTCGAGCGTTGGAACGTGCTCGCACGGACCGTCCGGGAGTGGAAGTCCACGGCCACCGTGCACGCCGACCCCGAGCTGCACCGAGCACTCTCCGCTCCCTTGGAGGAGGATCACGGTGCTGTCCGCCCACCCGAGCCCGAGCTCGAGCACGGATCGTAG
- a CDS encoding N-6 DNA methylase, translating into MDASEFKEYIFRTLLLEHASDQFEAARERLRAIERERGRDEEELEKRLNAAPRIHRRVLRAGPGSLVLPLTMCTPRVGAALSTALVQLEVYDPLLGGSAVQHIDSTRQVGQNKFSEQKLRDLIRHFGRLRLRNEDFEFPDLLGAAYKFLIGEFADSAGRNGGEHYTPRAVVRLVEPREGIEVYDPCSSSGSGGRTAP; encoded by the coding sequence ATGGACGCTTCCGAGTTCAAGGAGTACATCTTCAGGACGCTGCTCCTCGAGCATGCCTCGGACCAGTTCGAGGCCGCGCGGGAGCGGCTCCGGGCCATTGAGCGAGAGCGTGGCCGCGATGAGGAGGAGCTCGAAAAGCGGCTGAACGCGGCCCCTCGCATACACCGACGCGTTCTTCGTGCCGGACCAGGCTCGCTGGTCCTGCCGCTGACCATGTGCACTCCCCGCGTGGGCGCCGCGTTGAGCACCGCGCTGGTGCAGTTGGAGGTGTACGATCCCTTGCTTGGAGGGAGCGCGGTCCAGCACATCGACTCCACCCGACAGGTGGGCCAGAACAAGTTCTCGGAGCAGAAGCTGCGGGATCTGATCCGGCATTTCGGCCGGCTACGGCTGCGCAACGAGGACTTCGAGTTCCCGGACCTGCTTGGCGCGGCCTACAAGTTCCTGATAGGCGAGTTCGCCGACTCAGCCGGCCGGAATGGCGGCGAACACTACACCCCGCGCGCGGTGGTGCGCCTGGTCGAGCCGCGTGAGGGCATCGAAGTCTACGATCCGTGCTCGAGCTCGGGCTCGGGTGGGCGGACAGCACCGTGA
- a CDS encoding valine--tRNA ligase: MTQTSPAAQPRELPSTWNPADVEAELYQRWVDAGYFEADPHSDRPPFSLVIPPPNVTGSLHIGHAFEHTLMDLLTRRRRMQGYEALWLPGMDHASIAVQALVERQLQDEGIDHRELGREKFLERVWQWKEQHGGAILSQMRRLGDGVDWSRERFTMDAGLSRAVNTMFKRLYEDGLIYRAEQLVNWSPDMRTAISDIEVEHREVEGELVTMRYGDGESALEVATTRVETMLGDTAVAVHPEDERYKHLIGTEIELPLAGRGIPIVADEHVDPEFGSGAVKVTPAHDPNDFEIGRRHDLPMPTVMDERGRIADTGTRFDGMDRFEAREAVREALRAEGRIVAEKRPYTHSVGHSSRSKEPIEPRLSMQWFVKVGPLAKAAGDAVRDGRVEVHPPELAKRYFDWIDNLHDWAISRQMWWGHRIPIWYGPNGEVVCVGPDERPPEGEGWRQDEDVLDTWFSSGLWPFSTMGWPDDTPDLRKFYPTSVLVTGYDILFFWVARMMMLGLYGMSDRAPEEAVPFRRIALHGIVRDKHGKKMSKSSGNTVDPLQWIDTYGTDAVRFTLARGANPGADAPMSDEWVAGARSFVTKLFNATKFALGKEAFAPERLPARETLTDADRWILDRCDALVTEVDELLEDFQFAKSVEALYHFTWDEFCDWYVELSKVQLDEGGERAESTRAVLGHVLDVLLRLLHPTVPFVTEALWTALTGRESVVIAEWPTPEGTPADTAAAERIDAVRRLVTEIRRFRADQGLKPNQKVAAELDGIESVGIAEHAAAIRTLAKLTEPGTDFSASSSMRVGLQDGEVTVGVDLSGTVDIAAERNRLAKDLETAEKELAGTEQKLNNPSFTEKAPAEVVDKIRSRRESALAEIERINTRLESLPEA, encoded by the coding sequence GTGACACAGACCAGCCCAGCAGCACAGCCCCGTGAACTTCCGTCGACCTGGAACCCGGCCGACGTAGAGGCCGAGCTGTACCAGCGCTGGGTAGACGCCGGCTACTTCGAGGCGGACCCCCACAGCGATCGTCCGCCGTTCTCGCTCGTCATCCCCCCGCCGAACGTGACGGGGAGCCTGCACATCGGCCACGCGTTCGAGCACACGCTGATGGACCTGCTCACGCGGCGCCGCAGGATGCAGGGCTACGAGGCGCTCTGGCTGCCCGGCATGGACCACGCCAGCATCGCCGTCCAGGCGTTGGTCGAGCGCCAGCTGCAGGACGAGGGCATCGACCACCGCGAGCTCGGTCGGGAGAAGTTCCTCGAACGGGTGTGGCAGTGGAAGGAGCAGCACGGCGGGGCGATCCTGTCCCAGATGCGCCGCCTCGGTGACGGGGTGGACTGGAGCCGCGAACGATTCACCATGGACGCGGGCCTGTCCAGAGCCGTCAACACGATGTTCAAGCGCCTCTACGAGGACGGGTTGATCTACCGCGCGGAACAGCTGGTCAACTGGTCGCCGGATATGCGCACCGCGATCTCGGACATCGAGGTCGAGCACCGCGAGGTCGAGGGCGAGCTCGTGACGATGCGCTACGGCGACGGCGAATCGGCCCTGGAAGTGGCCACCACGCGGGTGGAGACCATGCTCGGTGACACGGCCGTGGCCGTGCACCCGGAGGACGAGCGCTACAAGCACCTGATCGGCACGGAGATCGAACTGCCGCTGGCCGGACGCGGCATCCCGATCGTGGCCGACGAGCACGTCGATCCCGAGTTCGGCAGCGGTGCGGTCAAGGTCACTCCGGCGCACGATCCCAACGACTTCGAGATCGGGCGCCGCCACGACCTGCCGATGCCGACCGTCATGGACGAACGCGGGCGCATCGCCGACACGGGCACCCGGTTCGACGGCATGGACCGCTTCGAGGCGCGCGAGGCCGTGCGCGAGGCGCTGCGCGCGGAGGGGCGCATCGTCGCCGAGAAGCGTCCCTACACGCACAGCGTCGGGCACAGCTCCCGCTCCAAGGAGCCGATCGAGCCCCGCCTGTCCATGCAGTGGTTCGTCAAGGTCGGCCCGCTGGCCAAAGCGGCGGGCGACGCCGTGCGCGACGGCCGCGTCGAGGTGCACCCGCCGGAACTGGCCAAGCGCTACTTCGACTGGATCGACAACCTGCACGACTGGGCGATCTCCAGGCAGATGTGGTGGGGCCACCGCATTCCGATCTGGTACGGCCCGAACGGCGAGGTCGTCTGCGTCGGGCCGGACGAGCGCCCCCCGGAGGGCGAGGGGTGGCGCCAGGACGAGGACGTGCTGGACACGTGGTTCTCCTCCGGGCTGTGGCCGTTCTCCACGATGGGCTGGCCCGACGACACGCCGGACCTGCGCAAGTTCTACCCGACGAGCGTGCTGGTCACCGGCTACGACATCCTGTTCTTCTGGGTCGCCCGGATGATGATGCTCGGTCTCTACGGCATGTCCGACCGTGCGCCGGAGGAGGCGGTGCCGTTCCGCAGGATCGCGCTGCACGGCATCGTCCGGGACAAGCACGGCAAGAAGATGTCGAAGTCCTCCGGAAACACCGTCGACCCGTTGCAGTGGATCGACACCTACGGCACCGACGCCGTGCGCTTCACCCTGGCCAGGGGCGCCAACCCCGGTGCGGACGCGCCGATGAGCGACGAGTGGGTCGCCGGGGCGCGCAGCTTCGTGACCAAGCTGTTCAACGCGACCAAGTTCGCGCTCGGCAAGGAGGCCTTCGCTCCCGAGCGGCTGCCGGCCAGGGAGACGCTGACCGACGCCGACCGCTGGATCCTCGACCGCTGCGACGCGCTGGTCACCGAGGTGGACGAGCTCCTGGAGGACTTCCAGTTCGCCAAGTCCGTCGAGGCGCTGTACCACTTCACCTGGGACGAGTTCTGCGACTGGTACGTGGAGCTGTCCAAGGTCCAGCTCGACGAGGGCGGCGAGCGGGCCGAGTCGACCAGGGCGGTGCTCGGCCACGTCCTGGACGTGCTGCTGCGCCTGTTGCACCCGACGGTTCCCTTCGTCACCGAGGCGCTGTGGACGGCGCTGACCGGGCGGGAGTCCGTCGTGATCGCCGAGTGGCCGACCCCGGAGGGCACCCCGGCGGACACGGCGGCCGCCGAGCGGATCGACGCGGTCCGTAGGCTGGTCACCGAGATCCGTCGGTTCCGGGCCGACCAGGGGCTGAAACCGAACCAGAAGGTAGCGGCCGAGCTGGACGGGATCGAGTCGGTCGGCATCGCCGAGCACGCGGCCGCGATCCGCACGTTGGCCAAGCTCACCGAGCCGGGGACCGACTTCAGCGCCTCCTCCTCGATGCGGGTGGGCCTGCAGGACGGTGAGGTCACCGTGGGGGTCGACCTCTCGGGAACCGTCGACATCGCCGCCGAGCGCAACCGTCTCGCGAAGGACCTGGAGACGGCCGAGAAGGAACTGGCCGGAACCGAGCAGAAACTGAACAACCCGTCGTTCACCGAGAAGGCTCCCGCGGAGGTCGTGGACAAGATCCGCTCCCGGCGGGAGAGTGCGCTCGCCGAGATCGAGCGCATCAACACCCGGCTGGAGTCGCTTCCGGAGGCGTGA